The following are from one region of the Leisingera daeponensis DSM 23529 genome:
- a CDS encoding TRAP transporter small permease, translated as MHQTHDSALPGFLGVIDSAISRTESFLLAAGVLLMAANTVANVVGRFVLGNSIFFSEELNRILIILITFAGISYAARNARHIRMSAVYDLLPPHLRKVMVVVISVITAGFMFLLCFYAVKYIGSQASRGRVLPALQIPVWVILVWVPAGFFMTGAQYLLTAVRNLTSPGIYLSTHVQEGYEDAEEIEI; from the coding sequence ATGCACCAGACACATGACTCCGCGCTGCCCGGTTTCCTGGGTGTGATCGACAGCGCCATCAGCCGCACCGAGTCGTTCCTGCTGGCCGCCGGCGTGCTGCTGATGGCCGCCAATACCGTGGCCAATGTGGTGGGGCGGTTCGTGCTGGGCAATTCCATCTTCTTCTCCGAGGAGCTGAACCGGATCCTGATCATCCTGATCACCTTTGCCGGCATCAGCTATGCGGCGCGCAATGCCCGCCACATCCGGATGTCGGCGGTCTATGACCTGCTGCCGCCGCATCTGCGCAAGGTGATGGTGGTGGTGATTTCGGTGATCACCGCGGGCTTCATGTTCCTGCTGTGCTTTTACGCGGTGAAATACATCGGCTCGCAGGCGTCGCGGGGGCGGGTGCTGCCCGCCTTGCAGATCCCGGTCTGGGTGATCCTGGTCTGGGTGCCTGCGGGGTTCTTCATGACCGGTGCCCAGTACCTGCTGACCGCGGTGCGCAATCTGACATCCCCCGGCATCTACCTCTCGACCCATGTGCAGGAGGGGTACGAGGACGCGGAAGAAATCGAGATCTGA
- a CDS encoding ABC transporter ATP-binding protein, which translates to MSGPAAKLSPQPGGGAAARAWPRLPSRAGAALFTPATAAWLLPLLRPHRRRLAVLLLISFAAAALGLLPPYISKLVIDRGLMAGDAAELVIWSLALFGIGLLAAGTGALSNILHMRASVRMLARMRQRLLSRLAAKPAGWFASQRAGELLARIDGDAAEVQKFAFNAVLGGSSALIRLVGGSAMLMVLDWRLGLLTALLAPAELAFLIWARPRTERHAAMVRERQGRYSAGLSETLFGLPALQAARGAGWAQRRSLRDHAGLSRKLIAQNLWGEFTRAVPVLLSALTRSAIFLAGGLMVIRGEWPLGSLIAFIAYMGFMTGPMQSLLGLWHAQARVKVAAARLDAVMQADGPARAAGFAPAGYDLRLAGVTVSRGAAAPAGPLTLTIPEGARVALRGASGAGKTSLLAVLCGRARPLAGRVTLGGADLSLLGGAGLPERVAYAGQRPFTLRASLRGNLFQSRAFWARPENEARVWEMLELFGLAERFRGAGGLDTMLGESGLTLSGGERQRLCLLRALLQPFDILILDEALSEVDPATAARILAHIDAAFPNTTRILTAHGGAAAGGDFDMEIGLPEGAA; encoded by the coding sequence ATGAGCGGGCCTGCTGCCAAACTCTCCCCCCAGCCGGGCGGCGGTGCTGCCGCCCGGGCCTGGCCGCGCCTGCCTTCGCGGGCGGGCGCGGCGCTATTCACGCCCGCCACGGCTGCCTGGCTGCTGCCGCTGTTGCGCCCGCACCGGCGGCGGCTGGCGGTGCTGCTGCTGATCAGCTTTGCCGCCGCGGCCCTGGGCCTGCTGCCGCCCTATATCAGCAAGCTGGTGATCGACCGCGGGCTGATGGCGGGGGATGCCGCGGAGCTGGTGATCTGGTCGCTGGCGCTGTTCGGGATCGGCCTGCTGGCCGCCGGCACCGGCGCGCTGAGCAATATCCTGCACATGCGCGCCTCGGTCCGGATGCTGGCGCGGATGCGGCAGAGGCTGCTGTCGCGGCTGGCCGCCAAGCCTGCCGGCTGGTTTGCCAGCCAGCGCGCGGGCGAGCTGCTGGCGCGGATTGATGGCGACGCGGCGGAGGTGCAGAAGTTTGCGTTTAACGCGGTGCTGGGCGGCTCCTCGGCGCTGATCCGGCTGGTGGGCGGCTCGGCAATGCTGATGGTGCTGGACTGGCGGCTGGGGCTGCTGACGGCGCTGCTGGCCCCGGCGGAGCTGGCCTTTCTGATCTGGGCGCGGCCCCGGACAGAGCGCCACGCGGCAATGGTGCGCGAGAGGCAGGGGCGCTACAGCGCGGGGCTGTCGGAGACCCTGTTCGGCCTGCCTGCGCTGCAGGCGGCCCGCGGGGCGGGATGGGCACAGCGGCGCAGCCTGCGGGATCATGCCGGGCTGAGCCGGAAGCTGATTGCGCAGAACCTGTGGGGCGAGTTCACCCGTGCGGTGCCGGTGCTGCTGTCGGCGCTGACCCGCTCGGCGATTTTTCTGGCGGGCGGGCTGATGGTGATCCGGGGCGAGTGGCCGCTGGGATCGCTGATCGCCTTCATCGCCTATATGGGGTTCATGACCGGGCCGATGCAGTCGCTGCTGGGCCTGTGGCACGCGCAGGCGCGGGTCAAGGTTGCGGCGGCGCGGCTGGATGCGGTGATGCAGGCGGATGGTCCCGCCCGGGCGGCCGGGTTTGCGCCTGCCGGCTATGATCTGCGGCTGGCGGGCGTGACCGTTTCCCGCGGGGCGGCGGCGCCGGCCGGGCCGCTGACCCTGACCATTCCCGAAGGCGCCAGGGTGGCGCTGCGGGGGGCCAGCGGCGCGGGCAAGACCTCCCTGCTGGCGGTGCTGTGCGGGCGGGCGCGGCCCCTGGCCGGGCGTGTGACCCTGGGCGGTGCCGACCTGAGCCTGCTGGGCGGCGCCGGTTTGCCGGAGCGGGTCGCCTATGCCGGGCAGCGGCCCTTTACCCTGCGGGCCAGCCTGCGCGGCAATCTGTTCCAGAGCCGTGCCTTCTGGGCCAGGCCCGAGAACGAAGCGCGGGTATGGGAGATGCTGGAGCTGTTCGGCCTGGCGGAGCGGTTCCGCGGGGCAGGGGGGCTGGACACCATGCTGGGCGAAAGCGGGCTGACCCTGTCGGGCGGCGAGCGGCAGCGGCTGTGCCTGCTGCGGGCGCTGCTGCAGCCCTTTGACATCCTGATCCTGGATGAGGCGCTGTCGGAGGTGGATCCCGCCACTGCGGCCCGGATCCTGGCCCATATCGACGCGGCCTTCCCGAATACCACCCGCATCCTCACCGCGCATGGCGGCGCGGCGGCGGGCGGGGATTTCGATATGGAGATCGGCCTGCCGGAGGGGGCCGCATGA
- a CDS encoding PLP-dependent aminotransferase family protein translates to MTIWYPDPASLTTPLHSSLAAAIAKAISDGRLPKGTQLPTHRRMAEELGLSVHTVSKAYESLRRQRLIDGQVGRGSYVLDPDTSNDQPFQLSSEKGGGFDLSISRPLFSQQHAERFQQALKELPEALDPSYYLSCRPNVGHDAHRAAGAEWLKVCGLEVPAERIIMTNGASHGMSAALSALTRPGDTVVSDKITHHLLVSGCSYLGLNLAGLETDGDGILPEALERYCREQSPKVLFLLPSLANSTAGMMPEERRRALVGIARKYDLHIIENDAFGPVAEDRPVPVSALAPERSIYLTTFTKCTVSGLRAGYMAAPEHLLPALTGRIVVFGWMATPLMCELATRWVQDGTALELALWQRRALAERYAIAEDVLRGWDWQGHPSALHLWLPLTDGWTTASFVSYAQELKVAVAPDAPFLTPKTPPQNAVRVSLGSVQDQDRFRQALELIGGMLGRPPEGVAPFTY, encoded by the coding sequence ATGACAATCTGGTATCCCGATCCCGCTTCGCTCACCACACCGCTGCACAGCAGCCTGGCCGCCGCCATCGCCAAGGCGATTTCGGACGGGCGGCTGCCCAAGGGCACGCAACTGCCGACCCACCGCAGGATGGCGGAGGAGCTGGGGCTGAGCGTGCATACCGTCAGCAAGGCCTATGAAAGCCTGCGGCGGCAGCGGCTGATTGACGGGCAGGTGGGGCGCGGCAGCTATGTGCTGGACCCGGACACGTCCAATGACCAGCCGTTCCAGCTGAGTTCGGAGAAGGGCGGCGGCTTTGATCTGTCGATCTCCAGGCCGCTGTTTTCGCAGCAGCACGCGGAGCGGTTTCAGCAGGCGCTGAAGGAGCTGCCGGAGGCGCTGGACCCGAGTTATTACCTGTCCTGCCGCCCCAATGTAGGCCATGACGCGCACCGGGCTGCCGGGGCGGAGTGGCTGAAGGTCTGCGGGCTGGAGGTGCCTGCGGAGCGGATCATCATGACCAACGGCGCCAGTCACGGAATGTCGGCGGCGCTGTCGGCGCTGACCCGGCCGGGGGATACGGTGGTGTCGGACAAGATCACCCATCACCTGCTGGTGTCGGGATGTTCCTACCTGGGGCTGAACCTGGCCGGGCTGGAGACGGACGGCGATGGCATCCTGCCGGAGGCGCTGGAGCGCTATTGCCGGGAGCAGTCGCCCAAGGTGCTGTTTTTGCTTCCCTCCCTGGCCAACTCCACCGCCGGGATGATGCCGGAAGAGCGCCGCCGGGCGCTGGTGGGGATTGCCCGGAAATATGATCTGCACATCATCGAAAACGATGCCTTCGGGCCGGTGGCGGAGGACCGCCCGGTGCCGGTCTCGGCGCTGGCGCCGGAGCGGTCGATTTACCTGACGACCTTTACCAAATGCACGGTGTCGGGGCTGCGCGCGGGCTACATGGCGGCGCCGGAGCATCTGCTGCCTGCGCTGACCGGGCGGATTGTGGTGTTCGGCTGGATGGCGACGCCGCTGATGTGCGAGCTGGCCACCCGCTGGGTGCAGGACGGCACCGCGCTGGAGCTGGCCCTGTGGCAGCGCCGGGCGCTGGCGGAGCGGTATGCCATTGCCGAAGATGTGCTGCGCGGCTGGGACTGGCAGGGCCACCCCTCGGCGCTGCACCTGTGGCTGCCGCTGACCGATGGCTGGACCACCGCCAGCTTTGTCTCCTACGCGCAGGAGCTGAAGGTGGCGGTCGCCCCGGATGCGCCGTTCCTGACCCCCAAGACCCCGCCGCAGAACGCGGTGCGGGTGTCGCTGGGCAGTGTGCAGGACCAGGACCGGTTCCGGCAGGCGCTGGAGCTGATCGGCGGGATGCTGGGGCGTCCGCCGGAGGGGGTCGCGCCCTTCACATACTGA
- the dctP gene encoding TRAP transporter substrate-binding protein DctP, translating to MAQTVTFSFAALAAAGIALAGGAAQADTWRYAFEEAMTDVQGVYAQKFKEEIEANSDHEIQLFPYGTLGESADIMEQTQDGILQFVDQSPGFTGSLIPEAQVFFVPYLLPTDQDHLARFYKESKAINDMFKPLYADQGLELLNMFPEGEVAMTTKTPVTTCADLDEVKFRVMTNPLLVESYKAFGATPTPLPWGEVYGGLQTNVIQGQENPTFFLYSTKIYEVTDYITYAGHNNFTTAVMANKDFYDGLSPEDQELVQTAAQAAYDHTVVYQQEAAETELAKIMEAKPEMQVTVLTDEQRSCFKEAAAEVEAKFIEMTGDSGAAILEQMKADLAATAN from the coding sequence ATGGCTCAGACAGTCACATTCAGCTTCGCTGCCCTTGCGGCGGCCGGGATTGCCCTGGCGGGCGGCGCGGCGCAGGCGGACACCTGGCGGTATGCCTTTGAGGAGGCGATGACCGATGTGCAGGGCGTCTATGCGCAGAAGTTCAAGGAAGAGATCGAGGCGAATTCGGATCACGAGATCCAGCTGTTCCCCTATGGCACGCTGGGCGAATCCGCCGACATCATGGAACAGACCCAGGACGGCATCCTGCAGTTCGTCGACCAGTCGCCGGGCTTCACCGGCTCCTTGATTCCCGAGGCGCAGGTGTTCTTTGTGCCCTATCTGCTGCCGACCGATCAGGATCACCTGGCGCGCTTCTACAAGGAGAGCAAGGCGATCAACGATATGTTCAAGCCGCTTTATGCCGATCAGGGGCTGGAGCTTTTGAACATGTTCCCCGAGGGCGAAGTGGCGATGACCACCAAGACGCCGGTGACCACCTGCGCCGATCTGGACGAGGTGAAGTTCCGGGTGATGACCAACCCGCTGCTGGTCGAAAGCTACAAGGCCTTTGGCGCCACCCCGACGCCGCTGCCGTGGGGCGAGGTGTACGGGGGGCTGCAGACCAATGTGATCCAGGGGCAGGAGAACCCGACGTTCTTCCTGTACTCGACCAAGATCTATGAGGTCACCGATTACATCACCTATGCGGGCCACAACAATTTCACCACCGCGGTGATGGCCAACAAGGATTTCTATGACGGCCTGAGCCCGGAGGATCAGGAGCTGGTGCAGACCGCGGCGCAGGCGGCCTATGACCACACGGTGGTCTATCAGCAGGAGGCGGCAGAGACCGAGCTGGCCAAGATCATGGAGGCCAAGCCGGAGATGCAGGTGACGGTGCTGACCGACGAGCAGCGCAGCTGCTTCAAGGAGGCGGCGGCAGAGGTTGAGGCCAAGTTCATCGAGATGACCGGCGACAGCGGCGCCGCGATCCTGGAGCAGATGAAGGCGGACCTGGCGGCCACCGCCAACTGA
- a CDS encoding AMP-binding protein: protein MTDLHPDPTAPIDGLSHVRGPNEPPLQHITIPALLRQAVERHGSREALVFPDAGIRMTYAELARRADELAAGLLELGVGKGDRVGIWSPNRCEWVLTQFATARIGAILVTINPAYRLAELEYALNKTGCKVLIAAESFKSSNYLGMIRELAPELAAAAPGGLAAARLPALRHAVVMAADPGPGVLSFDTVQGMGAGADAAALDALSADLTPEEAINIQFTSGTTGLPKGATLTHFNIVNNARFVTSRIKLTEADRLLIPVPLYHCFGMVMGVLGAVSKGAAMIFPGEAFEPAAVLEAAAAERATALYGVPTMFVAMLQELDQNPRDVSSLRTGIMAGAPCPIEIMRRVNRDMHMQEVTICYGMTETAPVSFQSFTSDPAEKRCTTVGRVHPHLEVKAVDGAGRTVPAGERGELLVRGYSVMRGYWDDPEATGGAVRDGWMRTGDLGSFDDQGFCSITGRVKDMIIRGGENIYPREIEEFLIRHPDIADAQVFGVPDEKFGEQVCAWVVAAAGASLDEEAVRSHCRGQIAHFKIPQHVRIVAELPMTVTGKPQKFRMRDEMVRQLQAG, encoded by the coding sequence ATGACTGACCTGCACCCTGATCCTACCGCCCCGATTGACGGCCTGTCGCATGTGCGGGGGCCGAATGAGCCGCCGCTGCAGCATATCACCATCCCGGCGCTGCTGCGGCAGGCGGTGGAGCGGCATGGCAGCCGCGAGGCGCTGGTGTTCCCGGATGCGGGCATCCGGATGACTTATGCGGAGCTGGCGCGGCGGGCGGATGAGCTGGCGGCGGGGCTGCTGGAGCTGGGGGTCGGCAAGGGCGACCGGGTCGGCATCTGGTCGCCGAACCGCTGCGAATGGGTGCTGACCCAGTTCGCCACCGCCCGGATCGGCGCCATTCTGGTGACGATCAACCCGGCCTACCGGCTGGCGGAGCTGGAATATGCGCTGAACAAGACCGGCTGCAAGGTGCTGATCGCGGCGGAAAGCTTCAAGAGTTCCAACTACCTGGGCATGATCCGCGAACTGGCGCCGGAGCTGGCTGCCGCCGCCCCCGGAGGGCTGGCGGCCGCGCGGCTGCCTGCCTTGCGCCATGCGGTGGTGATGGCGGCGGATCCTGGTCCCGGTGTGCTCTCTTTCGACACTGTGCAGGGGATGGGCGCGGGTGCGGACGCCGCCGCGCTGGACGCGCTCAGCGCGGATCTGACGCCGGAGGAGGCGATCAACATCCAGTTCACCTCCGGCACCACCGGGCTGCCCAAGGGGGCGACGCTGACGCATTTCAACATCGTCAACAACGCCCGGTTCGTCACCAGCCGGATCAAGCTGACGGAGGCCGACCGGCTGCTGATCCCGGTGCCGCTGTACCATTGTTTCGGCATGGTGATGGGGGTGCTGGGAGCGGTGTCCAAGGGGGCTGCGATGATCTTCCCCGGCGAGGCGTTTGAGCCGGCCGCGGTGCTGGAGGCCGCCGCCGCCGAGCGGGCGACCGCGCTTTACGGTGTACCGACGATGTTTGTCGCCATGCTGCAGGAGCTGGACCAGAACCCGCGCGATGTGTCCTCCTTGCGCACCGGGATCATGGCGGGCGCGCCGTGCCCGATCGAGATCATGCGGCGGGTCAACAGGGACATGCATATGCAGGAGGTGACGATCTGCTATGGCATGACCGAAACCGCGCCGGTGTCCTTTCAGAGCTTTACCTCTGATCCGGCAGAGAAACGCTGCACCACCGTGGGCCGGGTGCATCCGCATCTGGAGGTGAAGGCGGTGGACGGCGCGGGCCGCACCGTGCCTGCGGGCGAACGCGGCGAGCTGCTGGTGCGCGGCTATTCGGTGATGCGGGGGTACTGGGACGATCCGGAGGCGACCGGCGGGGCGGTCCGGGACGGCTGGATGCGCACCGGCGATCTGGGCAGCTTTGACGATCAGGGGTTTTGCAGCATCACCGGGCGGGTGAAGGATATGATCATCCGCGGCGGCGAGAACATCTATCCGCGCGAGATCGAGGAGTTTCTGATCCGCCATCCGGATATCGCGGATGCGCAGGTGTTCGGGGTGCCGGATGAGAAATTCGGCGAGCAGGTCTGCGCCTGGGTGGTGGCGGCGGCGGGCGCCAGCCTGGACGAAGAGGCGGTGCGCAGCCATTGCCGCGGCCAGATCGCGCATTTCAAGATCCCGCAGCATGTGCGGATCGTGGCGGAGCTGCCGATGACCGTCACCGGCAAGCCGCAGAAGTTCCGGATGCGGGACGAGATGGTGCGGCAGCTGCAGGCCGGCTGA
- a CDS encoding aldehyde dehydrogenase family protein produces the protein MDYCMLINGEQVSAERMIEVINPATEEVFARVPHASEAQMNEAVAAAKAAQKAWAETPMRERRAKVEALAAAIGEEADELARLITMEQGKPLPEAQGEVAWSQGYLAHTATLELPDRVIQDDAEFRIETRHKPLGVVAGIIAWNFPLLLCCWKIGPALMAGNAIVLKPAPTTPVAALKLGEICARIFPAGLVNIITDGNDLGPKLTAHPDVAKIGFTGSSETGKRIMASAADTMKRVTLEMGGNDPAIVLPDVDVKAAAEKVYGGAFLNAGQVCLAVKRAYVHSDIYEAFCSELAALAEQAVVDDGMKQGTTIGPIQNKAQFDKIKGFLEDARACGKIIAGGTPKDGPGYFVPPTIVRDVTDGQKIVDEEQFGPVLPVIRFDDIDDVIARANASDYGLGGSVHSGDTAKATEIAGRIESGTIWVNQQLNIGPHIPMAGFKGSGLGVEQSVEGLAEYTQMQVINVARG, from the coding sequence ATGGACTATTGCATGCTGATCAACGGCGAACAGGTTTCGGCGGAGCGCATGATCGAGGTGATCAACCCGGCCACGGAGGAGGTTTTTGCCCGCGTGCCGCATGCCTCCGAGGCGCAGATGAACGAGGCGGTGGCTGCCGCAAAGGCGGCGCAGAAAGCCTGGGCGGAGACGCCGATGAGGGAACGGCGCGCCAAGGTGGAGGCGCTGGCCGCCGCCATCGGCGAGGAGGCGGATGAGCTGGCGCGGCTGATCACCATGGAACAGGGCAAGCCGCTGCCCGAGGCGCAGGGCGAGGTGGCCTGGTCGCAAGGGTATCTGGCGCATACCGCGACGCTGGAGCTGCCGGACCGGGTGATTCAGGACGACGCCGAGTTCAGGATCGAGACCCGGCATAAACCGCTGGGCGTGGTGGCGGGCATCATCGCCTGGAACTTTCCGCTGCTCCTGTGCTGCTGGAAGATCGGGCCTGCGCTGATGGCGGGCAATGCCATCGTGCTGAAGCCTGCGCCCACAACCCCGGTGGCGGCGCTGAAGCTGGGCGAAATCTGCGCCCGGATCTTCCCGGCGGGCCTTGTGAACATCATCACCGATGGCAATGACCTTGGCCCCAAGCTGACGGCGCATCCGGATGTGGCCAAGATCGGCTTTACCGGCTCCTCCGAGACCGGCAAGCGGATTATGGCGAGTGCCGCGGACACGATGAAGCGGGTGACGCTGGAAATGGGCGGCAACGACCCGGCCATCGTGCTGCCGGATGTGGATGTGAAGGCGGCGGCGGAAAAGGTCTATGGCGGCGCGTTCCTGAATGCGGGGCAGGTGTGCCTGGCGGTGAAGCGCGCCTATGTGCATAGCGACATCTACGAGGCGTTCTGCAGCGAACTGGCGGCCCTTGCCGAACAGGCGGTGGTCGATGACGGGATGAAGCAGGGGACCACCATCGGACCGATCCAGAACAAGGCGCAGTTCGACAAGATCAAGGGCTTCCTGGAGGACGCCCGCGCCTGCGGCAAGATCATTGCCGGCGGGACGCCCAAGGACGGCCCCGGCTATTTCGTGCCGCCCACCATCGTGCGCGATGTGACCGACGGCCAGAAGATCGTCGACGAGGAGCAGTTCGGCCCGGTGCTGCCGGTGATCCGCTTTGACGATATCGACGATGTGATCGCGCGGGCCAATGCCTCCGATTACGGGCTGGGCGGATCGGTGCATTCGGGCGATACTGCCAAGGCAACCGAAATCGCCGGGCGCATCGAATCCGGCACCATCTGGGTGAACCAGCAGCTGAACATCGGCCCGCATATCCCGATGGCCGGCTTCAAGGGCTCCGGCCTGGGTGTCGAGCAATCGGTCGAGGGGCTGGCGGAATACACCCAGATGCAGGTGATCAACGTCGCCCGCGGCTGA
- a CDS encoding helix-turn-helix domain-containing protein has translation MICFDNWNSTLRANCGHYYATPEREAGVWAGSFGLRRRSGVDVAEIRCPPARIERTRKGILRDDQEHFFLLHQLEGETGIQHAGRETLLQPGELLLLDSTRAAELRVSGRPAAFRSAHLPRALVLERRREMPAAGCKIAPPHPLHASLCGLLDGGGEDSAGYIFDLVPLAFAAGARPGAGSLGSRRHRFRLVRETLELLSGEAGLTVDRLAARTGLSRRQLQREFQENGTTFTECLTRTRLAAVAGKLRHAARQGARVPIAQIAYGAGFGDISHFNRVFRQQFGCSPRGFLSTCALGGFLAQDANSLAPVPKTLPPGRGCLLQSNPADG, from the coding sequence ATGATCTGCTTTGACAACTGGAACAGCACCCTGCGGGCCAATTGCGGCCATTACTATGCGACGCCGGAGCGGGAGGCCGGGGTGTGGGCGGGATCGTTCGGCCTGCGGCGGCGCAGCGGTGTGGATGTGGCCGAGATCCGCTGCCCGCCGGCCCGCATCGAGCGCACCCGCAAGGGCATCCTGCGCGATGATCAGGAGCATTTCTTTCTGCTGCACCAGCTGGAGGGCGAGACCGGCATCCAGCACGCGGGCCGCGAGACGCTGCTGCAGCCGGGGGAGTTGCTGCTGCTCGATTCCACCCGCGCGGCAGAACTGCGCGTCAGCGGCCGGCCTGCGGCGTTCCGGTCGGCGCATCTGCCGCGGGCGCTGGTGCTGGAGAGGCGCCGGGAGATGCCCGCAGCGGGCTGCAAGATCGCGCCGCCGCATCCGCTGCACGCCAGCCTGTGCGGGCTGCTGGATGGCGGCGGGGAGGACAGCGCGGGCTATATCTTTGATCTGGTGCCGCTGGCCTTTGCCGCCGGCGCGCGCCCGGGTGCGGGCAGCCTTGGCAGCCGCAGGCACCGGTTCCGGCTGGTGCGCGAGACGCTGGAGCTGCTGAGCGGCGAGGCGGGACTGACGGTGGACAGGCTGGCCGCGCGCACCGGGCTGTCGCGGCGCCAGCTCCAGCGCGAGTTTCAGGAGAACGGCACCACCTTCACCGAGTGCCTGACCCGCACCCGGCTGGCCGCGGTGGCGGGCAAGCTGCGCCATGCGGCGCGGCAGGGGGCGCGGGTGCCGATTGCCCAGATCGCCTATGGCGCGGGGTTTGGCGATATCTCCCACTTCAACCGGGTCTTCCGCCAGCAATTCGGCTGCTCGCCGCGCGGGTTCCTCAGCACCTGCGCCCTGGGCGGATTTTTGGCGCAGGACGCAAACTCTTTGGCACCGGTGCCCAAGACCCTGCCGCCGGGGCGTGGTTGTCTTTTGCAATCAAACCCGGCTGACGGATAA
- a CDS encoding nucleotidyltransferase family protein, translating to MIQHHSAAGTAAWTDLLRSLKDSAVSGLRGAPKLKTIGRKRYWYDHYRIGTETVDRYIGEDTEELRSRLERQKPIAEAEKQASRERARLMRTLRAEGYLMADAGSGQVISAMARAGVFRLGGTLVGTQAFRCYEGELGVRITFDQAAMTDDIDIASFERLSLVLQDSVDAPLADVFSELKFDPLPSTEKGQVWRWRQTDRRTLVEFLTPSFSDQEGLRDLPALGVSAQSLHFLNYLIAEPLQAPLLYRSGVLIQIPRPERFAIHKLIVADRRRGGADALKSRKDRAQAAFLIEVLHAERPDDLAEAYETAMERGPAWRARIAASLQQMPETRALLDSLPS from the coding sequence GTGATCCAGCACCATTCCGCCGCCGGCACCGCCGCCTGGACCGATCTTCTGCGCTCGCTCAAGGACAGCGCGGTCTCCGGCCTGCGCGGCGCCCCCAAGCTCAAGACCATCGGCCGCAAGCGCTACTGGTACGACCACTACCGGATCGGCACCGAAACCGTGGACCGCTACATCGGCGAGGACACGGAGGAACTGCGCAGCCGGCTGGAGCGCCAGAAACCCATTGCCGAGGCCGAGAAACAGGCCAGCCGCGAGCGCGCCCGCCTGATGCGCACCCTGCGCGCCGAAGGCTACCTGATGGCCGATGCCGGCAGCGGCCAGGTGATCTCCGCCATGGCCCGCGCCGGGGTGTTCCGGCTCGGCGGCACCCTGGTCGGCACCCAGGCCTTCCGCTGCTACGAGGGCGAGCTGGGCGTGCGCATCACCTTCGACCAGGCGGCGATGACCGACGACATCGACATCGCCAGCTTCGAGCGGCTGTCCCTGGTGCTGCAGGACAGCGTCGATGCCCCGCTGGCGGATGTCTTCTCGGAGCTGAAGTTCGACCCCCTGCCCTCCACCGAAAAAGGCCAGGTCTGGCGCTGGCGGCAGACAGACCGCCGCACCCTGGTCGAATTCCTCACCCCCTCCTTCAGCGATCAGGAGGGCCTGCGCGACCTGCCCGCCCTCGGCGTCAGCGCCCAAAGCCTGCATTTCCTCAACTACCTGATTGCCGAACCGCTGCAGGCGCCCCTGCTCTACCGGTCCGGCGTGCTGATCCAGATCCCCCGGCCCGAACGATTTGCCATCCACAAGCTGATCGTCGCCGACCGCCGACGCGGCGGCGCCGACGCGCTGAAATCGCGCAAGGACCGGGCCCAGGCCGCCTTCCTGATCGAGGTTCTGCACGCCGAGCGCCCCGATGATCTGGCCGAGGCGTATGAGACCGCGATGGAGCGCGGCCCCGCCTGGCGCGCCCGCATCGCCGCCAGCCTGCAGCAGATGCCGGAAACCCGCGCCCTGCTGGACTCGCTGCCGTCCTGA